The region ATTAGCTAATACTGATGGATATGTTATTGGAGAAATAGCACAAGGTGAAAAAGGTGTTGAGTTTATTTAAACTCAAACCTTTTAACTAGCCATTTCAATAAAAAGAAAATGTGAATTTTCTAAAGCTTCAATTTTTATAGATTTCTCTTCTGTAATCTCAAGTGCATCCCCATAGTCTAAAATAATATCATTTATATTTGCTTTACCCTCAATTAATACAAAATAGATTTGTCTGTTAGTTTTTATATCATATTCTAGTTCTTTATTTTTATCAAGTTCACTAACATACATATTTATATCTTGATGTATTTTTACTTTTGCTTCACCATTTGTAGAAGATACAATATTTAATAAGTTGTTTTTTCTTTCTTCTTCTTTAAACTTATGTGAACCATAAAGTTTTGGTAAACCATTTTTGGGTGGTAAAATCCATATTTGTAAAAGTCTTAATATTTTTGAATTGTGAAGATTATGTTCACTGTGATATATACCATCTCCAGCACTTAAGTATTGAACTTCACCTCTTTTTAGTGTTTCTTCATTTCCCATAGAATCTTTATGTGTAATCTCACCATCTATAACATATGAGATAATCTCCATATTTGAATGAGGGTGAGTATTAAATCCAGAGTTTGGTTCTATTAAATCATCATTTATAACTCTTAACACACCAAAATTCATATTTTGGGGATTATAGTATTCAGCAAAAGAGAAATGAAATCTACTTCTTAACCAACCTAGGTTGGAACCTCCCATATTCTCTTTTGGTAGTTTTTTTAACATAACTTATTCTTTGATTAGACTTGAAAATTGATCTAATATTCTATTTGAGCTATCTTCTCTTAGAGGATTAGTGTATGATGTTACAATCTCTCTTGGTATTACAATTGAACCTAGTCTTGTAAATTGGGCTCTAAGTGAGTTCATTAAATCAATTCCATTACTTCCTGAGTGAGTAGCTAATTGTATTTTTTTAAAAGAAAATAAAGCTCTAAAATCATCTCCAATTCTTGATACCCAAGATATCATATTTACTAACACAGGAGGAACACCAAAGTTATATTCAGGTGAAACAAAAATATATCCTGAAGCAGTTTTCATTTTTTCACTTAAATCTAAAGCTTTTTGAGGAATACCATCATTTTGCTCTTTATTTGTATCATACATTGGTAAATCTAAGTCTACCAAGTTTATTATTTCACTATTTAAATTTTTATCATTTAATTGAGTTTGTAGCTTTTGAGCTAATTTTACATTTTCATTTAAACTTGCAACAAATATTAATATCATTATTTACCCTTTAAATATTATTGAATCCATTGATTGATTGCCATACATATATGTGTCATGTAGGCTTTCTCCTATTTTGTCTTTTGAGCTTCCAAGTGTTACATAAAATGGTAAAAAATGTTCAGGAGTAGGGTGGTTTTGTCTAAAATATTTACTTTTTGATTCTATATCAAGTAAAGTATTATAATCTGCTTCTTTTACATTTTCAACAACCCAGTCATGGAAACCTTTTGCATAATCTTTTATATGTTTACTATCTTCTACCCAATCAATATCTCTTAAGTTATGAGTCATTGCACCACTTGCAATAATTAATGTATTTTTTCTTAAACTTTGTAATGCTTCACCCAATTTAAATAATTGATACTGGTTAAAAGTATATGGCAAAGATAGCTGTATTACAGGTATATCTGCTTTGGGATACATAAATCTAAGTGGTGACCATACACCATGGTCATAACCACCTCTAGAATAATCTTTTTCTACTTCAAAACCTTCATTGTTTAGAAGGTTAATTATCTCATCTGCTTTTTGTAAATCACTATTTGCAGGATAAGTTAATCTATATAATTCTTCTGGAAAATTATAGAAGTCATAAATCAAAGAGGGTGACTCTTCGTATAAAATCTTCAAATTATTTGTCACCCAGTGAGCAGATATTACCAAGATAAATTCAGGCTTTTCATATTTAGTTGACAACTCTTTTAAAAATTCAGTTGTATTATTATTCATGATCATCAACATAGGTGAGCCGTGAGATACATATATACTTGGTAACATCGTTTTTCCTTATTTTTCTAAAATACCTTGGATTTCTAGATTAATGTTTACTTCTTCACTAACCATTACTCCACCAGCTTCAAGTGCTTTATTCCAGTTAAGACCGAAATCTTTTCTATTTACTTCACCTTCAATCTCTAAAGCAACTCTTTTATTTCCCCATGGATCTACTGCTTCACCAGTTTTTTCAATTTCAAATACAACATCTTTTGTAACACCTCTCATAGTTAATTTACCATAAGCTTTTTCACCTTCAACTTTTTCAATTTTTAAAGTTAATTTTGGGTGGTTTGCAGCATCAAAGAAATCAGCTGATTTTAAGTGACCATCTCTTTTTTCATTATCTGTGTTAATAGAATCAACTTCTGCTGTACCTGTTACTGATTTTATTGCTCCTGTTTTTTCATCATATACAAAAGAACCAGCAAATTTTTCAAAATTTCCTCTTACATTTGAGATCATAAGGTGTTTAACCTTGAATCCAACATTTGAGTGTGCAGGGTCTACGTTATAAGTTCCTGCATATAATGCACCTGCTGCGATAATTGATGCTAATCCTACTTTAATTAATTTCATTTTTTTTCCTTTTGTTTAAATTACTAGTTAGTACTATGTGATTAAAAAAAAGCTTATGCTTTATAAACTTTTCTCAACAAATTATAAAGAGTTTCAAGCTCATCTTCCTCTAAAACACCCATATAATCAAATATATTTTGTGCATGTTGAGGGAAAATTGCTTTCATTTTATCTTTACCCTTTTGAGTAATAGATAAAATACTTGCTCTTTTATCTTCAGGATTTACAACTGATGTAATCCAACCGTCTCTTTTTAAATTTTTTACCACTACAGTGATATTTCCTGGTGTACTAAGAGTTAACTTAGTAATAGAACCAATACTTAAATCACCTCTATGGTAAAGTACTTCCAAAACCTTAAATTGATTAAAAGTTAATTCATGTTCAGAAAAATATTTAAGTTCTTGAGTAAAAAATTTATTATATGTCTTTGAAACTTGTACCCAAGTTTTCATAGATATATCTGTTTTTTTACCATAACTAATTAAACTTTTTCTTTCCATCTTTAACTCCTTGGATGAAATTATAGTACTAATTAGTAGTAAATGTCAAGGGGTAAAAATAAATTTATTACTAGTTAGTACTATATTTATTTGAAAAAGTTCGATTTTTAGGTGTTTAGATAAATTTAAAAATTTTTTGAAATTTGTTTAGATGAATTAGAAATAAGGGAATATTTTAATAGCGACAGCAGAAAAATCTGCTGTCAAAGAGAAATTAAGCAGCTTTTTTTGCTATTTTTTTAGCAGCAGCTTTTGCTTTTTTAGGTTTTGTAAGTTTTAATTTAACAACTTTTTTAGTAACTTTTTTAGCAACTTTTTTTACATCTTTTTTCTTAGCAACTTTAGCAGCAGCTTTTTTAGCTATTTTAGCAACTTTTTTTTCTTTTAATTCTTTTGCCATTGGGCGTCCTTTTATAATAGTTTTTATCTATTACTTATATTCTAAAGTAATAAAATATAGAGAATTATAACAATAATTATTTATTTTGTCAAATATTATTAAAGAATCTTTATAAAAGATTGTAAATTTATACTTAACCTCTTCGTAATTTTCTTTTAGATAAAATATCACGCTTTACTGTAAATAGAGAATTTATAATTAGAGGATATGAAAATGCTTTTAACACCAGGACCAACTCCTGTACCAGAGTTTGTTAGAAAAGCTATGGCTGATGTGACTATTCACCATAGAACGCCAGAGTTTGAAAAAATATTTGAAGAAACAAGAGAACTATTATTTGAATTATATGGAATGGATGAGGTAGTAATGCTTGCATCTAGTGGTTCAGGTGCTATGGAAGCTTGTGTTACAAACTTAACTCATAAAAAAGCGCTTACAATCAATTCAGGGAAATTTGGTGACAGATTTGGAAAAATCTGTAAGGCTTTTGATATAGATTATACAGAAATAAAAAATGAATGGAACACTCCAGTTAGTGTAGAAGAAGTAGTAGAAACAATAAAAAATGATAAAGATATTGATGCAATTTTTATTCAGCTTTGTGAAAGTGCTGGAGGTTTAAGACACCCAGTTGAAGAGATGGCAAAAGCTGTTAAAGAGATTAACCCAGATATTATGATAGTTGCAGATGGAATTACAGCAATTGGTGTAGAAAAGATTGATGTAACAAATTTAGATGCGGTAATCACTGGAAGTCAAAAAGCTTTAATGCTACCACCAGGTTTAGCAATAATTGGATTATCAAATAAAGCTGTAGCAAAAATAGAAGAGAAATCAAGAGGTTTTTATTTTAATTTAGCAACAGAAATAAAAAAACAAAAAACAAATACTACAGCGTGGACTGCAGCAACTACTTTGATTATTGGATTAAAAGAGATTTTAGCTCATATCAAAGAGAATGGTGGTTTTGATAAGTTATATGCAGATACTGAAAAAAGAGCAAAAGCTACAAGAGAAGCTTTAAAAGCAATTGGATGTGAAATTTATCCAAAAACTCCTGCTAATGCAATGACAACTGTATATACTGAACATGCACCAGCAATTAGAAAAATATTAAAAACAAAGTATAATGTAAATATTGCAGGTGGACAAGACCATATTAAAACATTAATTTTTAGAATAAACCATATGGGACTTGTTGAAGATTTTGAAGCTTCATGGGTTGTAAACGCAGTTGAACTAGCAATGGATGAATTAGGTTTAAGAACTTTTGATGGTACAGCTAGCAAAGTTCTTTTAGAGAATATGTTTAAAGGTAACTAATGATATTTGAACACGAAATACCAAAAGGTAGTAGATTATATTTTGGTAAAGCCGCTAAAGCAAAAAGAGAACTTGAATATAAAATCAGTACTCTTTTAGACAATAGAGGTTTTGAAGAGATTGTTACACCAAACTTCTCTTATTCGCAACATCAATCAATTGCAAATGAAAGAAAACTAATAAAGTTTTCTGATGAGAAAAATGAGCAAGTATCATTGCGAGCTGATTCAACGCTGGATGTGGTAAGAATCATTACAAAAAGATTAGGAAGAGCAACTGACCATAAAAAATGGTTTTATGTTCAACCAATCTTTACATATCCATCATCAGAAGATTATCAAATAGGTTGTGAATGGATTTGTCATGACAATATAGTTGATATATTAAATCTAACAGGAGATATCTTAGTAGATTTAGATATTAATCCTATTTTACAACTATCAAATATCAATATTCCAAAACTTGTATCAAAAGAGTTGGATATAGATATTGAACTTTTCAAAAATGGTGAAATAGCAAAACTTTTAAGTTTAAAAGTTGATTGGTTAAATGAACTTATAAAAGTAAAAGATATAGAAGATTTAGAAAATAGTATAAAAACTGCGCCAAAAGTTATCAAGAATGAACTTGAAAAGCTGTTAAAAACAGCAAAAGAGGTTTCATATAAAAACTTAGTAATAGCTCCGTTATATCACGGAAGTTTAAAATATTATGATGATGTATATTATAGAGTAATTCAAGATAATTATGTTTTATGCAAAGGTGGAAAATATAGTTCTGAGGGGATCAGTTCTTTAGGTTTTGCACTATATACAGACAGTTTATTAAAAATTTTAGAGGATTAGGGAATGAGTAAAGCTGATTTAATTGTTGGTATTCAATGGGGAGATGAAGGAAAAGGTAAGATGGTTGACATGCTTGCCCAAAATTATGATGTAGTTTGTAGAAGCCAAGGTGGACACAATGCAGGTCACACTATCTGGGTTGATGGTGTAAGATATGCACTACATCTAATTCCTTCTGGAGTATTAAATCCAAAAGCAATAAATATTATAGGAAATGGGGTAGTTCTTTCTCCTGAAGCAATTATAAAAGAGATGGAACAATTTAATGATTTAGAAGGAAGATTATTTATTTCTGATAAAGCACATTTAAATCTACCTTATCATGCTTTAATTGACCAAGCAAAAGAGAGACTAAAAGGCGATAAAGCTATTGGTACAACTGGAAAAGGTATTGGGCCAGCATATTCTGAGAAAATAAGCAGAACAGGATTTAGAGTAGGAGAATTATTAGAACCTGCAAAATTAGCAGTTGGTATAATTGAATATTTTGAACAAAGTAAAGCAATATTTGATGTATTAGAGATTGAAACACCAAATAAAGATGAATTGGTAAAATTATTAACTTCATATAAAGAGAAGTTAGAGCCATATATTGCAAACACTACAAATATGATTTGGGATGCAATTGATAATGATAAAAAAATATTATTAGAGGGTGCGCAAGGTACACTTTTAGATATTGATCATGGTACATATCCTTATGTTACTTCTTCATCATGTGTAAGTGCTGGAGCTTGTACTGGTTTAGGGATCTCTCCAAAAGATATTGGTATTGTTACAGGTATTGTAAAAGCATATACTACAAGAGTTGGTAATGGTCCTTTTCCTTCTGAAGATTTTACAGAAGAGGGGCAAAAAATTGCTGATATTGGAAAAGAGGTTGGAGTTACAACAGGTAGAGGTAGAAGATGCGGTTGGTTTGATGCAATTGCTGTAAAACATGCTGCAAGACTTAATGGTTGTGACCAATTATCTTTAATGAAACTTGATGTATTAGATGGTTTCCCAAGAATTAAAATTTGTGTTGCATACGATGTAGATGGAAAAAGAATTGATTATATGCCATCAGACTTAGATAATGTAAAACCTATCTATGAAGAGTTTGAAGGTTGGGATAGTGTAGTTGG is a window of Halarcobacter sp. DNA encoding:
- a CDS encoding ATP phosphoribosyltransferase regulatory subunit yields the protein MIFEHEIPKGSRLYFGKAAKAKRELEYKISTLLDNRGFEEIVTPNFSYSQHQSIANERKLIKFSDEKNEQVSLRADSTLDVVRIITKRLGRATDHKKWFYVQPIFTYPSSEDYQIGCEWICHDNIVDILNLTGDILVDLDINPILQLSNINIPKLVSKELDIDIELFKNGEIAKLLSLKVDWLNELIKVKDIEDLENSIKTAPKVIKNELEKLLKTAKEVSYKNLVIAPLYHGSLKYYDDVYYRVIQDNYVLCKGGKYSSEGISSLGFALYTDSLLKILED
- a CDS encoding NAD(P)H-dependent oxidoreductase, yielding MILIFVASLNENVKLAQKLQTQLNDKNLNSEIINLVDLDLPMYDTNKEQNDGIPQKALDLSEKMKTASGYIFVSPEYNFGVPPVLVNMISWVSRIGDDFRALFSFKKIQLATHSGSNGIDLMNSLRAQFTRLGSIVIPREIVTSYTNPLREDSSNRILDQFSSLIKE
- a CDS encoding YceI family protein, with product MKLIKVGLASIIAAGALYAGTYNVDPAHSNVGFKVKHLMISNVRGNFEKFAGSFVYDEKTGAIKSVTGTAEVDSINTDNEKRDGHLKSADFFDAANHPKLTLKIEKVEGEKAYGKLTMRGVTKDVVFEIEKTGEAVDPWGNKRVALEIEGEVNRKDFGLNWNKALEAGGVMVSEEVNINLEIQGILEK
- a CDS encoding MarR family transcriptional regulator; translated protein: MERKSLISYGKKTDISMKTWVQVSKTYNKFFTQELKYFSEHELTFNQFKVLEVLYHRGDLSIGSITKLTLSTPGNITVVVKNLKRDGWITSVVNPEDKRASILSITQKGKDKMKAIFPQHAQNIFDYMGVLEEDELETLYNLLRKVYKA
- a CDS encoding pirin family protein; the encoded protein is MLKKLPKENMGGSNLGWLRSRFHFSFAEYYNPQNMNFGVLRVINDDLIEPNSGFNTHPHSNMEIISYVIDGEITHKDSMGNEETLKRGEVQYLSAGDGIYHSEHNLHNSKILRLLQIWILPPKNGLPKLYGSHKFKEEERKNNLLNIVSSTNGEAKVKIHQDINMYVSELDKNKELEYDIKTNRQIYFVLIEGKANINDIILDYGDALEITEEKSIKIEALENSHFLFIEMAS
- a CDS encoding alanine--glyoxylate aminotransferase family protein — protein: MLLTPGPTPVPEFVRKAMADVTIHHRTPEFEKIFEETRELLFELYGMDEVVMLASSGSGAMEACVTNLTHKKALTINSGKFGDRFGKICKAFDIDYTEIKNEWNTPVSVEEVVETIKNDKDIDAIFIQLCESAGGLRHPVEEMAKAVKEINPDIMIVADGITAIGVEKIDVTNLDAVITGSQKALMLPPGLAIIGLSNKAVAKIEEKSRGFYFNLATEIKKQKTNTTAWTAATTLIIGLKEILAHIKENGGFDKLYADTEKRAKATREALKAIGCEIYPKTPANAMTTVYTEHAPAIRKILKTKYNVNIAGGQDHIKTLIFRINHMGLVEDFEASWVVNAVELAMDELGLRTFDGTASKVLLENMFKGN
- a CDS encoding class III extradiol ring-cleavage dioxygenase; translated protein: MLPSIYVSHGSPMLMIMNNNTTEFLKELSTKYEKPEFILVISAHWVTNNLKILYEESPSLIYDFYNFPEELYRLTYPANSDLQKADEIINLLNNEGFEVEKDYSRGGYDHGVWSPLRFMYPKADIPVIQLSLPYTFNQYQLFKLGEALQSLRKNTLIIASGAMTHNLRDIDWVEDSKHIKDYAKGFHDWVVENVKEADYNTLLDIESKSKYFRQNHPTPEHFLPFYVTLGSSKDKIGESLHDTYMYGNQSMDSIIFKG
- a CDS encoding adenylosuccinate synthase — its product is MSKADLIVGIQWGDEGKGKMVDMLAQNYDVVCRSQGGHNAGHTIWVDGVRYALHLIPSGVLNPKAINIIGNGVVLSPEAIIKEMEQFNDLEGRLFISDKAHLNLPYHALIDQAKERLKGDKAIGTTGKGIGPAYSEKISRTGFRVGELLEPAKLAVGIIEYFEQSKAIFDVLEIETPNKDELVKLLTSYKEKLEPYIANTTNMIWDAIDNDKKILLEGAQGTLLDIDHGTYPYVTSSSCVSAGACTGLGISPKDIGIVTGIVKAYTTRVGNGPFPSEDFTEEGQKIADIGKEVGVTTGRGRRCGWFDAIAVKHAARLNGCDQLSLMKLDVLDGFPRIKICVAYDVDGKRIDYMPSDLDNVKPIYEEFEGWDSVVGCREFDALPENAKKYINKIEELTGVKVGIVSTSPEREDTIIRG